The following are from one region of the Carassius gibelio isolate Cgi1373 ecotype wild population from Czech Republic chromosome A13, carGib1.2-hapl.c, whole genome shotgun sequence genome:
- the LOC128025899 gene encoding uncharacterized protein LOC128025899 — protein MDKKQEELKIKQMDFMQETKDREKRVQMLKKAVESHKAAVQNSEKIFDELISFIQKRQAEMREKISAQEKEVQEAENHVKTLEHEIRTLQKDNDTLEPLLKTEDHIHFFQNYPSCSEFLSYTILLRDFNNLMTTENVNKSLSELKEQLDKICKGHMSRKSVGDILRSKRASILRRKANVREIEHCQLDISTQSSERHQSDITTRPLERHQSDIRPRTMAFNETGKAVWPRPNRTDRMYNDYSYISDDDDLYG, from the exons TAAAGACAGAGAAAAGAGGGTTCAAATGTTGAAGAAAGCTGTTGAGTCTCATAAG GCGGCGGTGCAGAACAGTGAGAAAATCTTTGATGAGCTCATCAGCTTCATTCAGAAAAGACAAGCTGAGATGAGAGAGAAGATCAGTGCTCAAGAGAAGGAAGTACAAGAAGCTGAGAATCACGTAAAGACACTGGAGCACGAGATCAGAACTCTGCAGAAGGATAACGATACATTGGAGCCACTTTTGAAAACAGAAGATCACATTCATTTCTTCCAG aattACCCTTCCTGTTCGGAATTCCTTTCATACACAATCTTATTAAGGGATTTTAATAATCTCATGACAACTGAGAATGTAAACAAATCTCTCTCAGAATTGAAAGAGCAACTGGATAAAATATGTAAAGGACACATGAGCAGAAAATCAG TTGGTGATATTTTGAGGTCAAAAAGAGCTTCCATTTTAAGAAGAAAAGCAAATGTGAGGGAAAttg AGCACTGTCAACTGGATATAAGTACTCAGTCATCGG AGCGCCATCAATCGGATATAACAACTCGGCCTTTGG AGCGTCATCAATCGGACATAAGACCTCGGACAATGG CTTTCAACGAAACAGGGAAAGCAGTATGGCCCAGACC GAATCGCACTGATCGGATGTACAATGATTACTCATACATATCTGATGATGATGATCTCTATGGATAG
- the marcksl1a gene encoding MARCKS-related protein 1-A produces MGAQLTKGEATVDGKAVADKANGQENGHVKTNGDASTKPDGEAVAADGNGTTEVAKEEAAKTEAGDGIEAAPATEGDATKSDGEAAKETKKKKKFSLKNSFKFKGISLKKNKKGSEEAAEPAEPAEPAAPAATPTTEDKPEETAQAATETKEEEPAAAETNETPAPEAEAEPKAEEPAQETEAAPTEETTKSDETPAPVEETTPTTASDPEPAAE; encoded by the exons ATGGGTGCTCAGTTGACTAAAGGTGAAGCTACAGTGGACGGAAAAGCTGTGGCTGATAAAGCCAATGGTCAG GAAAATGGCCATGTGAAAACCAATGGCGATGCATCCACCAAGCCAGATGGAGAAGCCGTGGCAGCAGACGGAAATGGAACTACGGAGGTTGCCAAGGAGGAGGCTGCCAAGACGGAGGCGGGAGATGGCATCGAAGCCGCTCCGGCTACCGAAGGTGACGCTACCAAATCCGACGGTGAAGCTGCAAAGGaaaccaagaagaagaagaaattctCACTGAAGAACTCCTTCAAATTCAAGGGCATTTCCCTGAAGAAGAACAAGAAGGGAAGCGAGGAGGCAGCGGAGCCCGCGGAGCCCGCGGAGCCCGCAGCGCCCGCAGCCACACCCACCACCGAAGACAAACCCGAGGAGACCGCCCAGGCTGCTACAGAAACCAAAGAGGAGGAGCCTGCTGCGGCAGAAACCAATGAGACACCGGCACCTGAAGCAGAGGCGGAGCCTAAAGCAGAAGAGCCCGCCCAGGAAACAGAAGCCGCGCCCACAGAGGAGACCACAAAATCTGATGAGACCCCGGCCCCTGTTGAAGAGACCACGCCCACCACAGCCTCGGACCCGGAGCCGGCTGCAGAGTGA